GATGATGGTGGAAATGTTCTATGGGGAGATATTACAGGAGCAATTTTTTCTGAAGAAGAATTAAAAAAACATAATGGAGGAATAATTGTTTGTCCAATAAATACTTCAAAAATTATAGAAGATGTAGCTCATAAAAATAATGGAAAAATTATTTTTACAAAAGTTGGTCCACCTGCAATAATAGAACAAGTTGTAAAGAATATTGATAAAGTTGTTTTTGCATTTGAAGAAACAGGCAAATATATATGGAAAGAAAATATTTTGTATGGTGATCCATGTTATTCTCTTTTAAAAATTATCGAAATAATTAATTCTAGAGGATATTTAAGTAAAATAACTCAATCATACATGAAATATTACAGTAAAAAAATAGCACTACCTATAAAGAAAAAAGATAAAAAAAGAATTTTAAATGAAATCGAGAAAAAGATAATTAAGAAATCAAAATATTTAAATATGGATAAATTAGATGGATTTAAGATTTATTTAGATGAAGATACATGGATTCTTCTAAGACCCTCAGGTACTGAACCAGTTTTTAGAATATACATTGAAGGGAAAGAGAAAGAAAAGATTGAAAAAATATTAGAAGAATATGTGAGAAAAATTAAAAAAATTATTTAAAAATCTTTAATTAATAAAAAATTATAGCAATCGTTAAAGCAGATAGTACATCTATATTGACATTATGCTGGAATGTATCTGTATTCTTTATAATACATCCAAAACTCTATATAAGCATCTGGATCATCACTAGTAAAATGGCAATATGCATAAATCCAGACTGCATATTGATTTGGACCAGAATTTTTATCTCCCCACCATGCATTACCATTACCATGTGTATCATATTTATAGCTTACCATTTCGATCCACCATCCAGAATCTGCAAGTTTAATTAATATATTTTGTTGATTTTTCTCATCTTTCCTTACAGCTTTCCAATACACATATCCGGTTTTTTCTTCACGACTATAAGAAGTGGTAGTTTGAGTGATCGTATAAGTTACAGTTGTGGTAGGAGGATTATAAGGAGATGTAGAATACCCAAAATATCTTTTTAATTTATAATTTCCAAACATTGCAAATGATATTGAATTTGAAGTTGTTTCTAATATCTTTCTTATTTCATTTCCAAATTGATCCAATTCCCAAAGCTCCATTTTTGATACATACATATATAATTTTCCATATGCACCTATAGAATTATAGCCATTAGTTACATAAATTCTATCCCATTTCCAAAAACAAGGGAATGATTTAAATGAATGAGATATTGTTAATAATATTCCTGCAGGATAAACATATTCTCCATCATCATATCTTCTTCCATAAGGATCGCTATTTGGTTGTATGCCATCTCCCCATACATCATGATAATGTTCATCATTACTTTGATCATCCTTCTCTCGTATTTTATACCATGTTGGCTTATCATCTCTTGGAGAAATTTGAAATGGGCCATGAGATTCTATTTTTAAAGTATAATTTCCATAAAAAGTAGTGGTAAATGTTTGATTTATAGTTTCTGTAAAAGTAGTTCGATAGAATGTTATTATTTCTCTTTCAGCAGTTTTAGTTATTGGCTTTACAGGATAATAAGCAGAACCAAACGTATTTCCAAGCATTGTATGTAAAGTAATGCATCTTATTTTATTTTTGAAAAACCAGAAATCTTCTGCATATTTAGAATCATTTAATTTAAACGTGCTTATTATATCATTCCCTTTTAATACTATCTCTTCTCCTGCCTCTAAAACTATATTTAATTCTCCTTTAGAAATTATTCTATTATCCCAATCTTCTATTACAAAATAATCTATTACACTTGTTTTTCCCCATTGATTTGTAATAGTTATTCTTGTTTCATATTTTTTATTTATAAGTGATGTATTCGTAGCTATTATAGAAGTAGTTGTATTTAAAATTGTAGTATACGTTATTACAATACTAGAATTTTCATATTTTTCATCTATGCTTATGTATATTCTTATTAATTCATTCCCAGCTTCAGCTTCACTTTTAATAGCTTCTTTTGAAGTAATAGATATTCTACCAATTATTGTTATTCCTGTTATAAAACTTAAAATAATCATTAATAATATTAATGCTGTTATTAATGGATTAAAAATAGATGCTCTAACTTTCTTTTTACTTATTTTATTCATTTCTCCTTTCTTTCTTTAAGTGTTCAACTTAAAGAAAGGGTTTAATTAAATTCTAAATGGGGTATTTCATATTTAGAAGTAAATAAATTTCCATTTATAGTATGAAAAACTATTAATTCAATGTATTTCTTAAAAATACGCCAATCATTCATATATTCAGGTAAACCAATCTTTTTAATATCAATATTCTTTTTATCTCCTTTCTCTATTTTTAAATTTATTATCCCCTTAATCAATAACTTTCCATCTTTTGAAATAATATAGAAATAATCTATTACAACATCACATCCAGAAAGATTTACTATTAAAATGTTTGTGTTACTTGAATTTTTCCATCCATATTTTGTTATGCTTCCATTATAAATATAAATTTCTAAATTTTCTTTCATTTTTTCATTCTTCATCATATGTTGCATTTCTGCTTTTTCTTGAATTTTAGAAAATCCAATTCCAATGAATAAAAATGATATGGAAAACATTGTAACTATTATTATAATCATTGGAATGAAAATTATGCTTATTCCATATTCTTTTTTATTCATACAAAAACCTTTTTAGGAGAATTCTTATAGATTTTTTATTCTTTATTTTAAAGTTCAAGAAAGAGTTTATAAAACATGACGCTATTAAGAAAATATTTTTCATGAATTCTAAAGGAATGGAACTAATAGTTACTCCTTCTTTTATTATTTGAATAGAAGTATAATTCATTGTAGTTGTAACATAAGAAGTGACCGTTATAGTTAGTGTATAAATAGAAGTTAAAATAGTAGAAATATAGGAGGTTAGTGTTATTTCACTTGGTAAATTTTCAATCCAAATTCTTTCCATTGTAGTAAATTCTTTCTTAGTAAATTTAAAAAAATTTCCAGACAATGTTTCAATCATTAAGTTTTTTCCATATGGTATTAAAATTTCTCTCTTCTCATGTGGATTAATAATTATTAAATCATTTGATCTATCTATAATATTATCATCTACATATATTCTCTTTATCGCTATTTTTATTTCTCCATCATTTGATAAAATACAATACTCTGGTCCCCAATAAATTAATGATATTTTCTCTAATATTTTTCCCTCTTCTTTTTCTAATTCACTTGTTATAACTTTACTTGTTATCTTTGTTTGATAAATGGAAAAGTAAGCTATAAAGCTTCCAATTGATAGAACAACTATTGTTAAAGCAATATATGATAACACATTACTTATTCCTTTTTTATTCATGGCATTACCACTACGTTTGTAATTGTTTCTATCGTTTTTCCATCTTGATCTATTGAACCAACAATTATTGTAAGTTTTTTACCAATTTCTTGATAAGGAATAATTGCTTCAATTTCATAGTTTTCTGATGGTTTAAGATTTTTTGAACCAATCCAAATATTTCCAATTTCCTTAATGCTTATTGCACATAATGTAATTTTTGTATTTCCAATATTTGCAATATTCATTTTTATTAACGTTTTTCCATTCCATTGAGTTGCTCTTGCTTCAATTATTTCAATTTTAGGATTGTAAGAAAGATTTTTAGAATATGTCATTGAAAATAACCCTGTTAATGAAATAATTGAAAATGAAATAATTATTAATAATATTTCTGAAAATATTCTTGACATCGCTTTATTTAAAAATTTTACTTTATACATCATATTGTTATACTAAATAGAAAATTTTTTATTTATAAAAATAGAAATATAATTATTAATTACTTTAAATTTACTAAATACGTGAAATATTAAAGATGAAAATATGAATTTTTCAAATTTTTCCATTTTGCACTTCTATATTTTAAAAGGAAAATAAAATTTATAAGCACCACTTTATTTTTCTAATATTATAATGCTCTCTCTTGCTTTACCAATTTTTATTGTTCTTTCACGTGTAGCAACTCTTTCATTTACGACTATTATTTTTTCAATTTTAAAACCTATGTCTTTAGCAATTTTAGCTAAAAGTATATCTGATTCAACAATTCTATTTGGAAATACTCCTTCTGCAACTACTATAGCTGCCTTACCATTATTTTTTAAAACTCTATACATTTCATTTAAAGCCATTTTCATATCATAAAAATATGCTTTTGCAATATCTGGTAAATTTAATTCAGGAAAAACATCTTTAACATTTTTAAGATTTAAACCTATGTATGATCTTACAGGATCAACTTTTACATGTCCAAAAAATAATTCATATTCTATTCTATACATTTTTGTATATTCGATTTTATTTAAATAGGGTGGAGAAGTAATTATTGCATCAAAGAAGCTATCCTCTAGAAAATCTAATTTTCTAGCATCTCCAAGCCTTATGTTTAATTCGCATTTTTTAAATTCAATTTTTTCAATATCTTTAATCATTCTTTTTACTATTCTTTTAAAATATTTTCTAAAAGGCGGAACAGGTTTTTTAAAAATTTTTATTACTGCTCCATTTTTAAAAGCGTAAGAAACATCCATTGCAGATTTCATTAATGCAAGAGTAAAGAAATTTTTAATTTTAATATCTTCAATTTCTCTAATTATTTCACGAAAGAAAATTATATCTTCAAGGGAATATTTTGAAAATGCTTTTCTTATAAATGGATTTATAGAAGCTAAGCTAGGTTTTTTAAATTTTTCACTAAATATTTTTTTAGCATATTCTTTTAATTCGTTCATTTCATAATCAGCAGTTTTTACTTGAGAAACAAAAATTGCAAGAGGAGCTGCATCTACTCCTACTCCATTTATTCCTTTTTCTTTAGCTGCTAAAAGAGTTGTTCCAACTCCTAAAAATGGATCTAAAATCCAATTCCCCTCTTTTAATTTAAAATAATCCATAAATTTTATTACGAAATCTCTTGAAAACCCCTCTTTAAAATAAAACCAATTATATATTGGCAATTTTTCATTAGGAATAAAAGTAACTAATTTTCCTAAATCATATTTTTTCTCTATTTTAAAATTACAATCCTCAAACATAAATAAATTGCGTATTTATCATTAAATTACTTAATTAATAAATTTTTAATTTTTAAAACTATAAAATTAGAATGAATTCTTAATTTTAGAAAAAATTCAATATTTCCTTTAATGAATATAAAAATATTGAAAGAAATATATTTTTAAAATGAAAAATTTATAAAATATTACTTCTTGAAAACAAGGAGTAAAATGAAAATTAATAATTCATTATCTTAAAAATCAAAATAATAGAGGAAAAATAAATGCAAAAAATGAATGCCTATATTGAAATATTACAATCTAGAATGGATAAAAATAATTATGAAAAACTTTGTGCAATAATTGATCCTAGAATTCATAAATTTATTGCCGAAGCTGCTGAACTTTGTAATCCTAAAAATATTTTTATTTGCGACAATTCTGAAAAAGATAAAGCTTATATACGAAATCAAGCAATCGTTACTGGTGAAGAAAAACCTTTAGCAATTCCTGGACATACTGTTCATTTTGATGGACAATATGATCAAGGAAGAGATCGTGAAGTTACAAAGTATCTTGTACCAAAATGGGATTATTTAAGTAAGAATATTAATCAAATTGATCGTGAGGAAGGATTAATAGAAATAAAAAGTTTACTTAAAAATTCTATGCAAGGACGTACAATGATTGTTTGTTTTGCTTCATTAGGCCCTCCCAATTCTATATTTAGTATTCCTTGTATAGAATGTACAGATTCTTGGTATGTAGCTCATTCTATTAATTTGCTTTATCATTCAGCTTATGAAATGTTTAAACAAAAAGAAATTCAAAATTTTGAAATATTTCGTGTATTACACTCTGCAGGAAAAATGGATGAAAATATGATAAGCATAGAACCAGAAAAGAAACGCATTTATATCGATTATATTGAAAATACTATATATAGTGTTAATACTCAATATGCTGGTAATACTATTGGATTTAAGAAATTAGCTCTTCGTCTTGCTATACGTAAAGCTGATAGAGAAGGATGGTTGGCAGAACACATGATGATTACAGGAGTATATGGCCCAAATGGTCGTAAAACATATTTTGCTGGAGCTTTTCCAAGCGCATGTGGTAAGACTTCTACTGCTATGATTCCAGGTAATACTATTATGGGAGATGATATTGCTTTTCTTCGAAATATTAATGGTATTTGCCGTATAGTAAATGCTGAATTTGGAATTTTTGGAATTCTTCAAGATATTAATCCTATTGATGATCCATTAATTTGGGAAGTACTTACAAATCCTGGTGAAGTTATTTTCTCAAATGTACTAGTAAAAGATGGAAAACCTTATTGGTTAGGCATGGGTTGCGAAATACCTAATGAAGGAATAAATTTTACCGGATATTGGAAAAAAGGTAAAGTTAATGATAAAGGTGAAGAAATTCCACCAGCTCATAAAAATGCTCGTTATACAATATCTCTTAAAGCATTAAAAAATTGTGATCCTGAATTAGATAATCCTTTAGGAGTTGAATTAGGAGGCATAATTTATGGTTGTCGTGATGCTAGGGCTTATGTTCCAGTTCAACAAAGTTTTAATTGGGAACATGGAATTATTGCTTATGGTGCATCATTGGAAACAGAAACAACTTTTGCTATTGTAGAAGAAGAAGGTAAATATGAAATAAACATAATGAGTATTCAAGATTTTATTTCTATTCCTATAGGCAAGTATATTCATAATATTTTAGAATTTGGAAAGAAACTTAAGAAACAACCTCTTATTTTTGGAGTTAATTATTTCTTGAGAGATAGAAAAACGGGCGAATATGTAAATGATAAAAGAGATAAGCAAGTATGGATAAAATGGATGGAATATAGAGTACATAATGAAGTTGAAGCTATAAAAACTCCTACTGGATTAATCCCTAAATATGAAGATTTAAGAAAGTTATTTAAAGAAGTGCGTGGTATAGATTATACGAAAGAAGATTATATTAAACAATTTACTATTCGTGTTAATGAGAATCTAGCTAAAATTAAGCGAGTAGAAGAATTTTATCAAAATAATATTCCTGATGCTCCATATGAACTTTTTCAAATATTAAATCAGCAACGTGAAAGATTGATAAAAGCTAAAGAAGATTTTGGTGAATATATTTCACCTTTTAATTTTGAAGAATAAAAGAAAGGAAGTAAAAATATCTTAATTTTAATTTAAAATAAGTTATTTTATAAAAAAGGTTTTAAAAACTTTAAAAAGGCTAAAAATTAATAATTTTATAGAATTATGAAGGAAAATTTTTTAGAGAGAAAAATATTATCATTATTAAGACCAGATAGTTATACTGTATGGCAAAATGAAGAAGTAAAAAAGAGACTTAATTGGTATTATAAAGTAATGAAGAATGAAAAACCAGCAAAATTTTTAATATGTAAAAAAATTCCAATAGAAATAGACTTAAAAGAAAATAATGAAGAATTATGGAAAGAACATGAAAAAGCATCTAAAACTTTTAATCAAATATATAATAAAATAAAGAAAAATGAATTAAAATTAGAAGAATTAGAAAATCCAGAACAAAATTTTTTAGAATTAAAAATAGAATTAGTAAAAAGAATGCTAAAAAATTGCTGTTATTGTGAAAGAAGATGTGGGAAAAATAGAGAAAAAGGAGAGAAAGGCTTTTGTGAATTAAATGAAAAAACAAGAGTAGCAACATATTTTTTACATACAGGTGAAGAGGCACCTTTGGTTCCAAGTGGAACAATATTTTTTACAAGTTGTAACTTTCATTGTGTAGGTTGTCAAAATTGGGATATTTCAACAGATCCATTAAATGGAGTTGAAGTAAATCCTCGTAAATTAGCATTAATTTCAAAAGAATTAAGAGTGAAAGGTGCATTAAATATTAATTATGTTGGAGGAGAACCAACTCCAAATTTACATACGATTATAGAATCGTTAAATTTTCTTAATATAAATGTTCCATTACTATGGAATAGTAACATGTATTGTAGTTTGGAAACAATGAAAATATTAGTAGAATTAATAGACATATGGCTTCCAGATTTCAAATATGGTAATGATGAATGTGCATGGAGAATTTCTCAAGTTAAAAATTATACCGAAATAGTTAAGAGAAATCATTTAATAGCTCATGAAAATGGAGATATAATTATAAGACATTTAGTACTCCCAAACCATATAGAATGTTGTACTCGTCCAATTTTAGAATGGATATCTAAAAATTTACCCAATGCTCTTGTAAATGTAATGCAACAATGGCGTCCTGAACATTATGTTGCTCAATATCCTGAAAAATATCCAGATATTGCTAGGAGATTAACAAGAGAAGAAATATTAAAAGCATATAAAATTGCTAAAGAATTAAATATTGTTTTCGAACCAGTGTCATAATTTTTATAAATATTAAAAAGTAAGTTTTAAATATTTTAGTATTCTTAATTTTAAAATAGATATTGAAAGGTGATTTTTTTGAAAGAAAAACTTGGAATAGGCTATATTGGAGCAGGATTTGTCACGAATACTTATCATATACCATCTTGGAGAAATATAAGGAATGCTGAAATAAAAGCAATATGTGCAGCTCATGAAGAAACTGCGAAATATTCTGCAAATCTTTGCAAAGAAATTGGAGTTGGAAAACCAAAAGTTTATACAAATATTAGAGAAATGGTAAATGATCCTAATGTAGATGCTATATGGATAACTACTCCACACTATCTTAGAATACCTATAATGGAAGTAATAGCTGAAGAAGTATTACAAGGTAAAAGCAATTTAATAGGAATTGCATGTGAAAAACCATTAGCAAGAAATGTAAAGGAAGCAAAAGAAATGTTAAATCTTGTAAAAAAATGTGGATTATTGCATGGATATTTAGAAAATTATGTATTTGCACCACCAATAATTAAAGGAAAAGAAGTTTTATGGAAAAGAGGAATTCCTATTGCTGGAAGACCATATCTTATAAGATGTGCTGAAGAACATAGTGGTCCACATAAAGCTTGGTTTTGGGATGGAAAAAGACAAGGTGGAGGAGCATTAATAGATATGATATGCCATAGTCATGAATCTGCAAGGTCTTTAATAATAGGTCCAGAAGATGAAAAGAAAGATTTAAAACCATTAACTATTTCAGCTGAAATAGCTTGTCTTAAATGGATAAGACCAAAATATATTGAAATTTTGAAAAATATGACAAAGGGAGAAATAGATTATTCTAAATCTCCTGCAGAAGATTATGCAGTTTCAATGGTTTTATATGAAGCACCAGATGGTTCATTATGTATGATCGAAGCAACAAGTTCATGGTGTTTTGTAGGACCAGGATTAAGAATGAGTGTAGAAGTTCTAGGTCCAGAATATTTTATGCAAGTTAATACATTAAATCCAGAGCTTTTTATATTCTTTAGTAGAGAAATAAAAGGTGAAGCTGGAAAAGATTTAATAGAAAAACAAACTGCAGATCATGGATTAATGCCAGTTTTACCAGATGATTGTTATACTTATGGATTTGTTAATGAAAATAGACATATGGTTGAAAGTTTCTTAGCTGGAAAAATGCCTATGGAAAATTGGGAAGATGGATTATTTATTATAGAAATCCTTATGGCTAGTTATATGGCTGCTGAAAAAGGAAAGAAACTTAAGTTTCCACCAGAAGGATTAGATGAATATATTCCAAAAGTTGCTAAAGGAGAATGGAATGCTAAAAGTGTTATAGAAGTACCTTCTAAGTAACTATAATGTTAGATAAAGTTTAAATATTATATTCTTCTTTAAAAAATTGAGGTTTTAATATGAAAAAAGAAAAGCTTGCTATTAAAGGAGGAAAACCTATAAGAAAAAAAGTTTTACCATTTGTTCCAATAGAAGCAGACGTTACTCAAAAAGAAATTAACGAAGTAATAAAAGTTTTAAAAAGTAAGAAACTTTCACAACTTGTTAGTGAAAAAGTAAGTGAATTTGAAGAAGCATTTGCAAAATATTATAAAGTAGAATATGCTATTGCTGTAAGTTCTGGAACTACCGCACTTCATGTTGCCTTAGCTGCTTCGGGTGTTGGTCCAAAGAATGATGTAATTCTCCCGCCTTATACATTTATGGCTACAGCAAATGCTATATTACATCAAGGTGCTGTACCAAATTTTGCGGATATAAATCCAGAAACATATACTCTTGATCCAGAAGATTTTGAGAAGAGAATAACTCCAAAAACAAAAGCAGTTATTCCTGTTCATATGCTTGGACATCCAGCTGATATGGATCCAATAATTGAAATTGCAAGAAGGCATAATCTTATAGTAATTGAAGATTGTGCACAAGCAAATGGTGCAGAATATAAAGGCAAAAAGGTTGGAACATTTGGA
The sequence above is drawn from the Nitrososphaerota archaeon genome and encodes:
- a CDS encoding phosphoenolpyruvate carboxykinase (GTP), which translates into the protein MQKMNAYIEILQSRMDKNNYEKLCAIIDPRIHKFIAEAAELCNPKNIFICDNSEKDKAYIRNQAIVTGEEKPLAIPGHTVHFDGQYDQGRDREVTKYLVPKWDYLSKNINQIDREEGLIEIKSLLKNSMQGRTMIVCFASLGPPNSIFSIPCIECTDSWYVAHSINLLYHSAYEMFKQKEIQNFEIFRVLHSAGKMDENMISIEPEKKRIYIDYIENTIYSVNTQYAGNTIGFKKLALRLAIRKADREGWLAEHMMITGVYGPNGRKTYFAGAFPSACGKTSTAMIPGNTIMGDDIAFLRNINGICRIVNAEFGIFGILQDINPIDDPLIWEVLTNPGEVIFSNVLVKDGKPYWLGMGCEIPNEGINFTGYWKKGKVNDKGEEIPPAHKNARYTISLKALKNCDPELDNPLGVELGGIIYGCRDARAYVPVQQSFNWEHGIIAYGASLETETTFAIVEEEGKYEINIMSIQDFISIPIGKYIHNILEFGKKLKKQPLIFGVNYFLRDRKTGEYVNDKRDKQVWIKWMEYRVHNEVEAIKTPTGLIPKYEDLRKLFKEVRGIDYTKEDYIKQFTIRVNENLAKIKRVEEFYQNNIPDAPYELFQILNQQRERLIKAKEDFGEYISPFNFEE
- a CDS encoding Gfo/Idh/MocA family oxidoreductase; the protein is MKEKLGIGYIGAGFVTNTYHIPSWRNIRNAEIKAICAAHEETAKYSANLCKEIGVGKPKVYTNIREMVNDPNVDAIWITTPHYLRIPIMEVIAEEVLQGKSNLIGIACEKPLARNVKEAKEMLNLVKKCGLLHGYLENYVFAPPIIKGKEVLWKRGIPIAGRPYLIRCAEEHSGPHKAWFWDGKRQGGGALIDMICHSHESARSLIIGPEDEKKDLKPLTISAEIACLKWIRPKYIEILKNMTKGEIDYSKSPAEDYAVSMVLYEAPDGSLCMIEATSSWCFVGPGLRMSVEVLGPEYFMQVNTLNPELFIFFSREIKGEAGKDLIEKQTADHGLMPVLPDDCYTYGFVNENRHMVESFLAGKMPMENWEDGLFIIEILMASYMAAEKGKKLKFPPEGLDEYIPKVAKGEWNAKSVIEVPSK
- a CDS encoding radical SAM protein, giving the protein MKENFLERKILSLLRPDSYTVWQNEEVKKRLNWYYKVMKNEKPAKFLICKKIPIEIDLKENNEELWKEHEKASKTFNQIYNKIKKNELKLEELENPEQNFLELKIELVKRMLKNCCYCERRCGKNREKGEKGFCELNEKTRVATYFLHTGEEAPLVPSGTIFFTSCNFHCVGCQNWDISTDPLNGVEVNPRKLALISKELRVKGALNINYVGGEPTPNLHTIIESLNFLNINVPLLWNSNMYCSLETMKILVELIDIWLPDFKYGNDECAWRISQVKNYTEIVKRNHLIAHENGDIIIRHLVLPNHIECCTRPILEWISKNLPNALVNVMQQWRPEHYVAQYPEKYPDIARRLTREEILKAYKIAKELNIVFEPVS